Proteins encoded by one window of Drosophila melanogaster chromosome X:
- the gt gene encoding giant, with translation MLMHEKLMAGQFFDLKTDRKPLMHHHQYQHHQQQPLHHLPHSQLPVQGSLGLPKMDLYTAYAYQQQLLGAALSQQQQQQQQQQQHQQLQQQHTSSAEVLDLSRRCDSVETPRKTPSPYQTSYSYGSGSPSASPTSNLLYAAQMQQQQHQQQQQQQQQQQQLASLYPAFYYSNIKQEQATPTAAPPKVTPTANLLQTFAAASAAAAAAAAASSTNSPRPASNASTMQIDVLENPLSPAVEATTPTTSSSGEAGKNTRPFKAFPRDPLVIAANFAATDVLLDNPRVERYTEYRKRVLEQIRSSNGGSRTVTNPKMRRTNSRSGSVNEGSSSNNNSESEDRAAAEESSDCDSQAGNFESKSATSSSSNLANATAANSGISSGSQVKDAAYYERRRKNNAAAKKSRDRRRIKEDEIAIRAAYLERQNIELLCQIDALKVQLAAFTSAKVTTA, from the exons ATGCTAATGCACGAGAAACTCATGGCCGGGCAGTTCTTCGATCTCAAGACTG ATCGCAAGCCCCTGATGCACCACCACCAGtaccagcaccaccagcagcaaccacTGCACCACTTGCCGCACAGCCAATTGCCGGTTCAGGGATCCTTGGGCCTACCCAAAATGGATCTGTACACGGCCTACGCCTACCAGCAGCAGTTGCTGGGAGCTGCCCTCagtcagcagcaacaacagcaacagcagcagcagcaacatcagcagctgcagcagcagcatacCTCCTCTGCAGAGGTCCTGGATCTTTCCCGTCGATGTGACAGCGTAGAGACACCCAGGAAGACTCCCTCGCCGTATCAAACAAGCTATAGCTACGGCAGTGGTTCCCCCTCGGCTTCGCCCACCAGCAATCTTCTGTATGCCGCccaaatgcaacagcagcaacatcagcagcaacaacagcaacagcagcagcagcaacaattagCCTCCCTGTATCCCGCTTTTTACTACAGCAACATCAAGCAGGAGcaagccacgcccactgctgCTCCGCCCAAGGTTACACCAACCGCTAACCTTCTGCAAACCTTTGCTGCCGCCTCTGCTGcggccgccgctgctgctgccgcttctTCGACCAACTCACCAAGACCCGCCAGCAACGCCAGCACCATGCAGATAGACGTTCTGGAGAATCCCCTGTCACCGGCTGTTGAGGCCACCACGCCAACCACCTCCAGCAGCGGCGAGGCGGGAAAGAACACCCGTCCCTTCAAGGCCTTTCCCCGGGATCCCTTGGTCATAGCTGCCAATTTCGCAGCCACTGATGTCCTTTTGGACAATCCGCGAGTGGAGCGCTACACGGAATACCGGAAGCGAGTGCTTGAGCaaatccgcagctccaacgGAGGATCGCGCACCGTAACCAACCCAAAAATGCGAAGGACCAACTCAAGAAGTGGATCCGTCAACGAAGGCAGCTCctcaaacaacaacagcgaaagCGAGGATCGCGCTGCTGCGGAGGAGTCAAGCGACTGTGACTCCCAGGCGGGCAACTTCGAGAGCAAGTCCGCCACCAGCAGCTCCAGCAACTTGGCTAACGCTACTGCAGCAAACTCGGGCATCAGCTCGGGCAGCCAGGTTAAGGATGCCGCATACTACGAGAGGCGTCGCAAGAACAATGCTGCCGCCAAGAAGTCCCGCGATCGCCGCCGCATCAAGGAGGATGAGATCGCCATCAGGGCCGCCTATCTGGAACGCCAGAACATCGAGCTCTTGTGCCAGATCGACGCCCTCAAGGTCCAGCTGGCCGCCTTCACCTCCGCCAAAGTAACCACCGCCTAA
- the tko gene encoding technical knockout, isoform C — translation MIMIAISNLEQLILLYWFSLSDISNSFTSLPAIQCSYETAVRGMASLQQMHRSGPHIKTRPPRQPLDGKPFAKGVVLKTLIKKPKKPNSANRKCVLVRLSTGKEMVAYIPGIGHNLQEHNIVLCRVGRLQDVPGVKLKAVRGVYDLAHVVKKSQ, via the coding sequence ATGATCATGATTGCAATCTCAAACTTGGAGCagttaattttgttgtactgGTTTTCTTTAAGCGACATATCTAACTCTTTCACTTCTTTGCCAGCCATCCAGTGCAGCTATGAGACCGCCGTCCGTGGAATGGCATCGCTGCAGCAGATGCACCGCAGCGGACCGCACATAAAGACGCGTCCGCCGCGCCAGCCGCTGGATGGAAAGCCCTTCGCCAAGGGCGTTGTCCTGAAGACGCTGATAAAGAAGCCCAAGAAGCCGAACTCGGCCAATCGAAAGTGCGTGCTGGTGCGCCTCTCCACCGGCAAGGAGATGGTGGCCTACATCCCCGGCATCGGGCACAACCTGCAAGAGCACAACATTGTACTGTGCCGCGTGGGGCGTCTGCAGGACGTGCCCGGCGTTAAGCTGAAGGCTGTGCGCGGAGTCTACGACTTGGCGCACGTCGTCAAGAAGAGCCAATAG
- the tko gene encoding technical knockout, isoform B yields MNFLRQSFGITKQLASQAIQCSYETAVRGMASLQQMHRSGPHIKTRPPRQPLDGKPFAKGVVLKTLIKKPKKPNSANRKCVLVRLSTGKEMVAYIPGIGHNLQEHNIVLCRVGRLQDVPGVKLKAVRGVYDLAHVVKKSQ; encoded by the exons ATGAATTTTCTGCGGCAATCCTTTGGCATTACGAAACAGTTGGCTTCGCAGG CCATCCAGTGCAGCTATGAGACCGCCGTCCGTGGAATGGCATCGCTGCAGCAGATGCACCGCAGCGGACCGCACATAAAGACGCGTCCGCCGCGCCAGCCGCTGGATGGAAAGCCCTTCGCCAAGGGCGTTGTCCTGAAGACGCTGATAAAGAAGCCCAAGAAGCCGAACTCGGCCAATCGAAAGTGCGTGCTGGTGCGCCTCTCCACCGGCAAGGAGATGGTGGCCTACATCCCCGGCATCGGGCACAACCTGCAAGAGCACAACATTGTACTGTGCCGCGTGGGGCGTCTGCAGGACGTGCCCGGCGTTAAGCTGAAGGCTGTGCGCGGAGTCTACGACTTGGCGCACGTCGTCAAGAAGAGCCAATAG
- the boi gene encoding brother of ihog, isoform A translates to MIWSGNARYSNVQNSSMVPPSRPNVTRLSDESVMLRWSVPQNSGLQITFFKVQYRMLGDGKNRRKNWQTTSDNIPYGNAHGSGPGQGNSHWRARNRDREYEMGNPPKNFTSSVTGLTAGKYYRFRIVAVYSNNDNKEGNTSLKFFLQNGTSKSNLPVPELREVETLSESAVVLHWSLVSSTQNEDIDGYYAYYRPADSAAEYLKATVDGGMSRSFKIDLLRPGTPYEFKLQSFNSDAASEFSAIRQARTRKTHEQPASSSATPVPANKAVEQHQNSLYPLIAGAAGGGILLLIASLVVCLCLKRRENSQPEDENKPQLEHIQADFVTSAVLGVGGHHKSGDVRRLNGVIPRMNITPNPLAQETASDKNNSGLHQNGLHHAQPYHPPGTPTLMHKRLDYHQQPPPVPPHSAYYQQAPTHQPSPMMERSVRGHQQPGGFHMEEGTPTPTRIPSLRRQRRTSGNQQVHNSHSNLNIGLSHHNNNNNNLPPHHQHLHHHPGHPGGLVGIPIVPGSPRVQRSPMPSRAMIKRTRLGSHTDNISSGSLNSIEV, encoded by the exons ATGATCTGGTCTGGCAACGCCAGATATTCAAATGTTCAGAATT CGAGCATGGTGCCTCCGTCACGACCCAATGTCACCCGTCTGTCGGACGAGTCCGTGATGCTGCGCTGGAGTGTGCCACAAAACTCTGGACTCCAGATCACCTTTTTCAAGGTGCAGTATCGCATGTTGGGCGACGGAAAAAATCGGAGGAAGAACTGGCAGACGACCAGCGACAATATCCCGTACGGAAACGCGCACGGATCCGGGCCTGGCCAGGGGAACAGTCACTGGCGGGCGCGGAACCGGGACAGGGAGTATGAAATGGGCAATCCGCCCAAGAACTTCACCTCCTCCGTTACGGGACTGACCGCCGGCAAGTACTACCGCTTCCGGATCGTGGCGGTGTACTCCAATAACGACAACAAGGAGGGCAACACCTCCCTCAAGTTCTTCCTGCAGAATGGAACGTCCAAGTCGAATCTGCCAGTGCCGGAACTACGCGAGGTGGAGACGCTTTCCGAGTCGGCCGTGGTGCTCCATTGGTCCCTGGTATCCTCGACTCAAAATGAGGATATAGACGGGTACTATGCCTACTATAGGCCAGCGGACTCAGCAGCGGAGTATTTGAAGGCCACGGTGGATGGCGGAATGAGCAGGAGCTTCAAGATAGACCTCCTTCGTCCAGGAACCCCTTATGAGTTCAAATTGCAATCGTTCAACTCCGACGCAGCCTCTGAATTCAGTGCTATTCGGCAAGCGAGGACCAGAA AAACGCACGAGCAACCGGCTTCATCTTCGGCCACGCCAGTGCCAGCCAATAAGGCAGTGGAACAGCACCAGAACTCCTTATATCCACTGATCGCAGGTGCCGCTGGCGGAGGCATACTACTCCTCATCGCCTCATTGGTGGTCTGCCTTTGCCTAAAGAGACGGGAAAACTCTCAGCCGGAGG ATGAGAACAAACCGCAATTGGAACACATTCAAGCGGACTTTGTTACCTCCGCCGTCctgggagttggtggccaCCACAAAAGTGGCGATGTAAGGCGCCTCAACGGAGTGATTCCGAGGATGAATATTACGCCCAATCCGCTGGCCCAGGAAACGGCATCCGATAAG AACAACTCTGGACTGCATCAGAATGGCCTTCACCACGCACAGCCGTACCATCCGCCTGGCACGCCCACTCTGATGCACAAGCGACTGGACTACCACCAGCAGCCGCCGCCGGTGCCTCCGCACTCGGCCTATTACCAACAGGCACCCACGCACCAGCCGTCGCCGATGATGGAGCGCAGTGTCAGGGGTCACCAGCAGCCCGGGGGCTTTCATATGGAGGAGGGCACACCCACGCCGACCAGGATACCATCCCTGCGGCGACAGCGACGCACCTCGGGCAACCAGCAGGTGCACAACAGCCACAGCAATCTCAATATTGGCCTGagccaccacaacaacaacaacaacaacctgCCGCCGCACCACCAGCATCTGCACCACCACCCCGGCCATCCGGGTGGCCTGGTGGGCATACCCATCGTGCCAGGGAGCCCTAGGGTCCAGAGATCGCCGATGCCGAGCAGGGCGATGATCAAGAGGACGCGCCTGGGCAGCCACACGGACAACATATCGTCGGGCAGTCTGAACAGTATTGAGGTGTGA
- the z gene encoding zeste, isoform A, which translates to MSAQGEGGGAGGSGGGGAGSDGGGNAGQSSTGSGTVAVTNGGNSSAKNQLPLTPRFTAEEKEVLYTLFHLHEEVIDIKHRKKQRNKYSVRETWDKIVKDFNSHPHVSAMRNIKQIQKFWLNSRLRKQYPYRDGSSSNLSSGSAKISSVSVSVASAVPQQQQQQHHQQHDSVKVEPEYQISPDASEHNPQADTFDEIEMDANDVSEIDEDPMEQQQQQQQEAQAQAQAQAQAQAQVQSAAAEMQKMQQVNAVAAAAAANATMINTHQINVDQISAEKLTLNDLLHFKTARPREEIILIKHPEATATQIHTIPTQAQQHPMATITAGGYNQQIISEIKPQQITLAQYQAQQQQQAQAQAQAQAQAQAQAQAQAQAQAQAQQLAQQQLAAAQHQQLAAAVQVHHQQQQQQQAAVAVQQQQAAAAAAVKMQLTAATPTFTFSALPTVTAATTVPAAVPVPVATASSGSANSVAVNTSTASSVSINNTSLGGGGGNGATNASATAADSFEERMNYFKIREAELRCKEQQLATEAKRIELNKAQDELKYMKEVHRLRVEELTMKIRILQKEEEQLRKCSTS; encoded by the exons ATGTCGGCGCAGGGTGAAGGGGGCGGTGCTGGCGGaagcggcggcggtggtgctGGTTCGGATGGAGGCGGCAATGCTGGCCAAAGCTCCACGGGGAGTGGCACAGTGGCGGTCACCAACGGAGGCAACTCGTCCGCCAAAAACCAGCTGCCGCTCACCCCGCGCTTCACCGCCGAGGAAAAGGAGGTCCTGTACACCCTGTTCCATTTGCACGAGGAGGTCATCGATATCAAGCATCGCAAGAAGCAGCGCAACAAGTACTCCGTCCGAGAAACATGGGACAAGATCGTCAAGGACTTCAACTCGCACCCGCATGTGAGCGCCATGCGGAATATCAAGCAGATCCAGAAATTCTGGCTAAACTCCAG ACTCCGCAAACAGTATCCGTACAGGGATGGCAGCTCCTCAAATCTCAGCTCTGGTAGCGCCAAAATCAGCTCCGTATCCGTGTCCGTTGCGTCGGCGGtgccacaacagcagcagcaacagcatcaccAGCAGCATGACAGCGTTAAGGTGGAACCCGAGTACCAGATTAGTCCCGATGCCTCCGAGCACAATCCACAGGCGGACACATTCGACGAGATCGAGATGGATGCCAACGATGTGAGCGAGATTGACGAGGACCcaatggagcagcagcagcaacagcagcaggaggctcaggcccaagcccaagcccaagcccaagcTCAGGCCCAAGTGCAATCCGCCGCCGCCGAGATGCAGAAGATGCAACAGGTGAACGCGGtggctgcggcggcggcggccaaTGCCACCATGATCAACACCCACCAGATAAACGTGGACCAGATCAGTGCTGAGAAGCTGACTCTGAATGATCTGCTGCACTTCAAGACAGCTCGCCCCCGCGAGGAGATCATATTGATTAAGCACCCAGAGGCTACCG CCACCCAGATCCACACCATACCCACCCAGGCGCAGCAGCATCCAATGGCCACAATTACCGCCGGCGGCTACAATCAGCAGATCATTAGTGAGATCAAGCCGCAGCAAATCACTTTGGCCCAGTACCAGgctcagcagcaacagcaggctCAAGCGCAGGCCCAGGCCCAAGCGCAGGCTCAAGCGCAAGCTCAGGCACAAGCCCAGGCCCAAGCACAGGCGCAACAGCTTGCCCAGCAGCAACTTGCTGCCGCTCAACATCAGCAACTAGCCGCCGCCGTCCAAGtgcatcaccagcagcagcagcaacaacaggcgGCCGTTGCCGTCCAACAGCAAcaggcagcagcggcggcggcggttaAGATGCAACTAACCGCCGCCACGCCCACGTTTACCTTCAGCGCCCTGCCCACAGTTACGGCTGCAACGACAGTGCCCGCGGCGGTTCCAGTGCCTGTGGCCACTGCATCATCGGGATCTGCGAACTCAGTGGCGGTCAACACATCAACAGCCTCCTCCGTGAGTATCAACAACACCAGCCTGGGCGGAGGAGGGGGTAATGGAGCCACTAATGCGTCTGCTACCGCTGCGGACAGCTTCGAAGAGCGAATGAACTACTTCAAAATCCGCGAGGCTGAACTGCGCTgcaaggagcagcagctggccACAGAAGCCAAGCGCATTGAACTCAACAAGGCGCAGGATGAACTCAAGTACATGAAGGAGGTGCATCGACTTCGAGTCGAGGAGCTGACAATGAAGATACGCATCCTGCAAAAAGAGGAGGAACAACTGCGGAAGTGCTCCACTTCATGA
- the z gene encoding zeste, isoform C, with amino-acid sequence MSAQGEGGGAGGSGGGGAGSDGGGNAGQSSTGSGTVAVTNGGNSSAKNQLPLTPRFTAEEKEVLYTLFHLHEEVIDIKHRKKQRNKYSVRETWDKIVKDFNSHPHVSAMRNIKQIQKFWLNSRLRKQYPYRDGSSSNLSSGSAKISSVSVSVASAVPQQQQQQHHQQHDSVKVEPEYQISPDASEHNPQADTFDEIEMDANDVSEIDEDPMEQQQQQQQEAQAQAQAQAQAQAQVQSAAAEMQKMQQVNAVAAAAAANATMINTHQINVDQISAEKLTLNDLLHFKTARPREEIILIKHPEATATQIHTIPTQAQQHPMATITAGGYNQQIISEIKPQQITLAQYQAQQQQQAQAQAQAQAQAQAQAQAQAQAQAQAQQLAQQQLAAAQHQQLAAAVQVHHQQQQQQQAAVAVQQQQAAAAAAVKMQLTAATPTFTFSALPTVTAATTVPAAVPVPVATASSGSANSVAVNTSTASSVSINNTSLGGGGGNGATNASATAADSFEERMNYFKIREAELRCKEQQLATEAKRIELNKAQDELKYMKEVHRLRVEELTMKIRILQKEEEQLRKCSTSXGLEDISDADGDDDEEDADAYLDRFNHGGF; translated from the exons ATGTCGGCGCAGGGTGAAGGGGGCGGTGCTGGCGGaagcggcggcggtggtgctGGTTCGGATGGAGGCGGCAATGCTGGCCAAAGCTCCACGGGGAGTGGCACAGTGGCGGTCACCAACGGAGGCAACTCGTCCGCCAAAAACCAGCTGCCGCTCACCCCGCGCTTCACCGCCGAGGAAAAGGAGGTCCTGTACACCCTGTTCCATTTGCACGAGGAGGTCATCGATATCAAGCATCGCAAGAAGCAGCGCAACAAGTACTCCGTCCGAGAAACATGGGACAAGATCGTCAAGGACTTCAACTCGCACCCGCATGTGAGCGCCATGCGGAATATCAAGCAGATCCAGAAATTCTGGCTAAACTCCAG ACTCCGCAAACAGTATCCGTACAGGGATGGCAGCTCCTCAAATCTCAGCTCTGGTAGCGCCAAAATCAGCTCCGTATCCGTGTCCGTTGCGTCGGCGGtgccacaacagcagcagcaacagcatcaccAGCAGCATGACAGCGTTAAGGTGGAACCCGAGTACCAGATTAGTCCCGATGCCTCCGAGCACAATCCACAGGCGGACACATTCGACGAGATCGAGATGGATGCCAACGATGTGAGCGAGATTGACGAGGACCcaatggagcagcagcagcaacagcagcaggaggctcaggcccaagcccaagcccaagcccaagcTCAGGCCCAAGTGCAATCCGCCGCCGCCGAGATGCAGAAGATGCAACAGGTGAACGCGGtggctgcggcggcggcggccaaTGCCACCATGATCAACACCCACCAGATAAACGTGGACCAGATCAGTGCTGAGAAGCTGACTCTGAATGATCTGCTGCACTTCAAGACAGCTCGCCCCCGCGAGGAGATCATATTGATTAAGCACCCAGAGGCTACCG CCACCCAGATCCACACCATACCCACCCAGGCGCAGCAGCATCCAATGGCCACAATTACCGCCGGCGGCTACAATCAGCAGATCATTAGTGAGATCAAGCCGCAGCAAATCACTTTGGCCCAGTACCAGgctcagcagcaacagcaggctCAAGCGCAGGCCCAGGCCCAAGCGCAGGCTCAAGCGCAAGCTCAGGCACAAGCCCAGGCCCAAGCACAGGCGCAACAGCTTGCCCAGCAGCAACTTGCTGCCGCTCAACATCAGCAACTAGCCGCCGCCGTCCAAGtgcatcaccagcagcagcagcaacaacaggcgGCCGTTGCCGTCCAACAGCAAcaggcagcagcggcggcggcggttaAGATGCAACTAACCGCCGCCACGCCCACGTTTACCTTCAGCGCCCTGCCCACAGTTACGGCTGCAACGACAGTGCCCGCGGCGGTTCCAGTGCCTGTGGCCACTGCATCATCGGGATCTGCGAACTCAGTGGCGGTCAACACATCAACAGCCTCCTCCGTGAGTATCAACAACACCAGCCTGGGCGGAGGAGGGGGTAATGGAGCCACTAATGCGTCTGCTACCGCTGCGGACAGCTTCGAAGAGCGAATGAACTACTTCAAAATCCGCGAGGCTGAACTGCGCTgcaaggagcagcagctggccACAGAAGCCAAGCGCATTGAACTCAACAAGGCGCAGGATGAACTCAAGTACATGAAGGAGGTGCATCGACTTCGAGTCGAGGAGCTGACAATGAAGATACGCATCCTGCAAAAAGAGGAGGAACAACTGCGGAAGTGCTCCACTTCATGAGGTCTGGAGGACATAAGCGACGCCGACGGtgacgatgatgaggaggaTGCGGATGCCTATTTGGATCGCTTCAACCATGGGGGCTTTTAA